A section of the Elizabethkingia anophelis R26 genome encodes:
- a CDS encoding acyl-CoA dehydrogenase family protein: MSTIKGGEFLIKDIEAKDIFSIEELNEDQKMMRDSAKEFIDREVVPNRERFEKKDYAYTEEVMRKIGEMGFLGIAVPEAYGGLGMGFVTTVMACDYLSGATGSLATAYGAHTGIGTLPVVLYGTEAQKQKYLPDLATGNHFGAYCLTEPDAGSDANSGKTKAKLSEDGKHYIINGQKMWISNAGFAETFTLFAKIDDDKNITGFVINKSELENPDSLTFGEEEHKLGIRASSTRQVFFNDMKVPVENLLGERNNGFKIALNALNVGRIKLAAACLDAQRRIMNHSVNYANERKQFGVSISTFGAIRKKIAEMATGTFVSEAGTYRAAKDIEDKIEELVAGGLDHQQAELKGVEEFAVECSILKTYVSDLAQHTADEGIQIYGGMGFSEDTPMEAAWRDSRISRIYEGTNEINRLLSVGMLIKRAMKGELDLLSPAMAVGKELMGIPSFETPDYSAYMSEEKAIIHNLKKVFLMVSGSALQKYMTEIEKQQHLLLNASEILNQIYMAESAILRAEKHFAEGSVEAAMARLNLYKAVEKINVAAKEGIISFAEGDEQRMMLSGLRRFTKYTNHPNVVKLTEEVAAHFVNKGSY; this comes from the coding sequence ATGAGCACAATTAAAGGAGGAGAATTCCTAATAAAAGATATTGAAGCAAAGGATATTTTCAGTATCGAAGAATTAAACGAGGATCAAAAAATGATGCGTGATTCCGCTAAGGAATTTATCGATCGTGAAGTAGTTCCGAACAGAGAACGTTTTGAGAAAAAAGATTATGCATATACTGAAGAAGTAATGCGTAAGATTGGTGAAATGGGCTTTTTAGGAATTGCTGTTCCTGAAGCTTACGGTGGTCTCGGAATGGGCTTTGTAACAACAGTAATGGCTTGTGACTATCTTTCAGGAGCTACAGGTTCATTGGCTACAGCATATGGCGCGCACACTGGTATTGGTACATTGCCAGTAGTTCTTTACGGAACTGAAGCGCAAAAACAAAAATACCTTCCGGATTTGGCAACTGGTAACCATTTTGGTGCTTACTGCCTTACTGAGCCAGATGCTGGTTCAGATGCTAATTCAGGAAAAACTAAAGCTAAACTTTCTGAAGATGGTAAGCATTACATTATCAACGGACAGAAAATGTGGATTTCTAACGCAGGATTTGCAGAGACTTTCACATTATTTGCAAAAATAGATGATGACAAAAATATTACAGGTTTTGTTATTAATAAATCTGAATTAGAAAATCCGGATAGCTTAACCTTTGGTGAAGAAGAACACAAATTAGGTATTCGCGCCTCTTCTACTCGTCAGGTATTCTTCAATGATATGAAAGTTCCTGTGGAGAATCTTTTAGGAGAAAGAAATAACGGATTCAAGATTGCCTTAAATGCATTGAACGTTGGACGTATTAAGCTTGCAGCTGCATGTCTTGATGCACAAAGACGTATTATGAATCATTCTGTAAACTATGCTAACGAAAGAAAGCAGTTTGGTGTTTCAATCTCTACTTTTGGTGCAATCAGAAAGAAGATTGCTGAAATGGCAACGGGTACTTTCGTAAGTGAAGCAGGTACTTATCGTGCTGCTAAAGATATCGAGGATAAAATTGAAGAGTTGGTAGCAGGTGGATTAGATCATCAACAAGCCGAACTAAAAGGTGTAGAAGAATTTGCAGTAGAATGTTCAATCCTTAAAACTTATGTATCCGATCTTGCACAGCATACTGCAGATGAAGGTATTCAGATTTACGGTGGTATGGGCTTCTCAGAAGATACACCAATGGAAGCAGCATGGAGAGATTCCAGAATTTCCAGAATCTATGAAGGAACTAACGAAATCAACCGTCTTCTTTCTGTAGGAATGCTTATTAAGCGTGCGATGAAAGGTGAATTAGATCTACTTTCTCCTGCAATGGCTGTAGGAAAAGAATTGATGGGAATTCCTTCTTTCGAAACTCCTGATTACTCTGCTTATATGTCTGAAGAAAAAGCAATTATCCATAATCTTAAGAAAGTATTCTTAATGGTTTCAGGATCTGCACTTCAGAAATATATGACTGAGATCGAGAAGCAACAGCACTTATTACTAAATGCTTCTGAAATTCTAAACCAGATTTATATGGCAGAATCAGCAATTCTAAGAGCTGAGAAACATTTTGCTGAAGGTAGCGTAGAAGCTGCAATGGCAAGACTAAACTTATACAAAGCTGTAGAAAAAATTAACGTTGCTGCTAAAGAAGGAATTATTTCTTTTGCTGAGGGCGACGAGCAGCGTATGATGCTTTCGGGTCTGAGAAGATTTACAAAGTATACAAACCATCCAAACGTAGTAAAGTTAACTGAAGAAGTTGCTGCACACTTCGTTAATAAAGGATCGTACTAG
- a CDS encoding YdcF family protein, which yields MISKIRTVAVLSITITLQTFSAQEKQPQSPQEWEIYKNYYLTYAFRNNPSLVQELYKDPAVQTMLNDRNKRFDDGKNCSTTECLIDALKWKDSEISILNNKFQDLYVKNKNFLNFIENILFRAGKYKKQESQNPKEMLQKALLQDLTAMNNVIDIYGAGKKPDYPEIDSISFNVKDKNYIELLRNVRFDVAADTEKNAFDQTLLSAIRLLEINERWDAAQLEPLTKTENKEAFEKIKKTDFSKYPYASLLILGAGPQIYGQKISPLGILRSRQALRAYQKGLVPFIIVSGGRVHPFKTQYIEAVEMKRYMIDVLGIPSSAIIIDPFARHTTTNVRNAGRMIMDYGFPKDKWSLVSSSKTHIDYVEKAMDKRSLKELGTIPYVVGKRISDLLLEYKPTPEVFIINPTQSLDP from the coding sequence ATGATTTCAAAAATCCGGACAGTTGCTGTATTGAGTATAACCATCACCCTTCAGACATTTTCTGCTCAGGAAAAGCAACCTCAATCTCCTCAGGAATGGGAAATTTATAAGAATTATTATTTGACTTATGCATTCCGGAATAATCCTTCCTTGGTACAGGAGCTATATAAAGACCCTGCAGTGCAAACAATGCTAAATGATAGAAATAAGAGATTTGACGACGGAAAAAACTGTTCTACTACAGAATGCCTTATTGATGCTCTAAAATGGAAAGATTCTGAAATTTCAATTCTGAATAATAAATTTCAGGATTTATATGTGAAAAATAAAAACTTCCTGAATTTTATAGAAAATATACTATTCAGAGCAGGGAAATATAAAAAACAGGAATCTCAGAACCCAAAAGAAATGCTGCAGAAGGCTTTGTTACAAGATTTAACAGCGATGAATAATGTTATTGATATCTATGGGGCTGGTAAAAAGCCTGATTATCCGGAAATAGACTCTATTTCTTTTAATGTGAAGGATAAAAATTACATTGAACTGCTGAGAAATGTTCGGTTTGATGTAGCTGCAGATACAGAAAAGAATGCTTTCGATCAGACATTGTTATCTGCTATTCGGTTGTTGGAAATAAATGAGCGTTGGGATGCAGCTCAGTTAGAACCTTTGACTAAAACAGAAAATAAAGAAGCTTTCGAAAAGATAAAGAAAACAGATTTCTCCAAATATCCATATGCATCTTTACTTATTTTGGGTGCAGGTCCACAAATCTATGGACAAAAAATAAGCCCATTGGGAATACTTAGATCCAGACAGGCATTAAGAGCTTATCAAAAGGGATTAGTGCCATTTATTATAGTTTCAGGAGGTCGAGTTCATCCTTTTAAAACACAATATATAGAGGCTGTGGAAATGAAGCGTTATATGATTGATGTTTTAGGAATTCCCTCCTCTGCAATTATTATTGATCCTTTTGCCAGACATACAACCACCAATGTAAGGAATGCAGGCCGTATGATAATGGATTATGGCTTTCCAAAAGATAAATGGTCTTTGGTCTCCAGCAGTAAAACCCATATTGATTATGTTGAAAAAGCAATGGACAAGCGCAGTCTGAAAGAACTGGGTACTATTCCTTATGTTGTAGGTAAACGCATCAGCGACTTATTGTTGGAATACAAGCCCACACCAGAAGTGTTCATAATTAATCCGACCCAATCTTTAGATCCGTAA